TAACAGTGTACACCAagaaaagtctgggtctcagtcATGTGATAGGATATGCCCCACTAGTAATGGGGCATATCCAATCCAATATCCAACTAAATTGGGGTAAAAAAATGGAGGAAAATTaggaataaattaaaaaaagagaatgaattcagacttttggcatgtcagtgtaaaatcaTGTTGCAATAATGAAATCATTAGTTAATTCATCCATATTTTCATTTGCTTGTTCCTCGTGTGGGTCATGGTGGGTCCAGAGCCTACCCAGAATCATTGGACGCAAAGCAGGAACATGCTGCCAGTTATGTTGTATCTGTTAACAGATGCATGCATTGGCCACCATCAAACTGTCTAGAAgagtgaagaagaggaagagggcCCAGAAAGATtcaggccaattatgctctcttggACTCCCAATCACAGATGGCGGTGGTGGAGAGTCCAAGTCccagcaatattttttttaacacataaaatattaaaaatagagTTAAAAATCAAATTGATTCTAAAAACATGAGGATAATTACAGTACTGCCTTTAATGCCCACCTGGAGTCTCAACTGGAGTCCCAATGTTACATAACCTGCTATAAAAGTCACTTGTCAGCTCCCACACACACCAACCCCACCGTCATCCTGTCTCATCAGCTGATCCTGAAGTCCACGTGGATGTCTCTTCTTCCCCAATATCATCCAAACTGACACTCCCGCATGCCCCGCATCCAGCCCACACCCTCACACCACCCCCCTTCTCCTCGGGTTCGCCTGGCTGGACCTCGCCCTGCTCCTGGATGGTGGGCAGGTTGCCCTGCTTGCGGCAGCGTTTGCGCAGGCCCATCAGGAACGGTTGCGGTAGAGAAAATATGTCTACATTGTTGCCCAGGTCCACCCAGGCCAGTGCTGGGAAGCTGCCTGGGTCCTTTAGAGCGTCTGTGAGTTGGCGCAGGATGGCGCGAGTCAGCCGGTTGCCGTTGAGTGCCAGGCTCTCCAGTGCTGGCAGGGAGGCCAGCGTgggcagcagtagcagcagggCGTCGTCCGTCAGCTCAGTGAAGCTCAGCTCCAGACTCCGCACACGGGACGAATGGTGCTGCAAGTGAACCGCAAGACGCTCCATGTCCCGCCACGAGAGGGGGAGGCCGGACAGGTCAAGCGTGCCGCCGGCAGGAGGGGCGGAGAGAACCACCTTCAGactgagaaaatgagagaaaacgAGGGAATATTAGATCAGATATCAGTTCAAATCATACTTTATACTTATAAgactttcattttcccaaaaaacatcagtgtgccttataatccggtgcgctttatgtatgaattctaccagtcaggtattaaggagcagtaaagccactctgctgaagtacagacttatacaggagtttcagtttagttctccagcactgagactggagcagtattagcattagccgctaaccatgctaagtgctagctctttcaccattcagaggtgagtattatcagcctgtagtctgctgccaaccccggctaacactgctggagcagcagtagctgctaaccacacttaATGCtagctttctttctctgtttagattcaagtattttggactgtagtctgaaTGTTTACTCATGTttatgtttaaacaagctacgtgagacgaacCGTTAGCTGGTGATGCTAAATCTGCTGtgcccagccttagtggaaatctggaaatgtaggcaagacctgctgaattaaaagggaaacatggcaacacccctgttccttactaatgtcgtataatccggtgcacctcatGTATGAAACATTCACACATAGTTtggccttataatccagtgcgtcttatagtgtgaaaaatatggtaattaaagTACACATTCAAGAGAGACATGTTTTTATATGCAGATGCGCTTTTTCAGTGGGTGTGTATTTGTTTTAGAGGTATTGAAATTAGCTGTGGCTTCTTTAAAGTCTTAGCTGAAACTCAATGAAAACTAATAAGGACTCTGAGTTGCACCACTTCTTGGAAAGTCTCTGTGTATGATTACTAGGGCTTTGAGCATAATTCCTGTCATAGTGTTTCCTGTTGACCTTTCGCTTGTTTCCCAACTTGATCCGCcctataaactgttattatgagcccgagcccaattTTAACATTGCaaaactgaagaagcatagacctattatttaaaaaaaaagggtttattaataacagatctccaaaagattaaaacatgaacaatgcgaacaatgatccacagcccTAAACATcgataaattaggctacaagaatgtgCCAGAGCTGCGTTATTAAAAGACCTTGTGcaactttatttaaaacacagttggatttgttactttgctatattgtgattatcacgccatagctttatataaaatatacacctAAGTAACAGACTATTATCTTGAGCCCAACCTGGCCCGGCCCAAGGAAAGTGTTGGGATATCTCGGCCCGACCCAGCCCGGGTTCGGGTCACGCATCGggtcaggcagataatctaaactctAGCATGAACCTGCCTGCTTTATTTTTGCCCAAGCCCTCTGACTTTCAATAAATCAACACGCTAGGAGAAGAACACTAATCACCAAATGGGATAGGATCAAGGTCACTGGAtaattttctttttatctctTGATCGGTGTGAACAACACGTCTCGAAGTCCTGCACAGTTTACAGAATTCCCTGCTCTAACAAATCTACAAAACCTACCAATTAACAGGTGAGTTGACGTAGTTAAGCAGGAAACGCAAAAACATTGCTCTAGATAATAGGGTGAATACTTAGACAGGTGTGCCACTCGGGAACACTTTTTAAACAGGTGACTGCACATGTTGCGTTGCGTTGACTGCAGTGTACAAGCATGTGTACCCATGCACAAACCTGCAGACAGTGAGGCAGAGGAAGGAAAGTGAGAACATCAAAAGGTATGAGTGAGAAACAGCAGAAGACAAATGAGAGAGGACAGAGCAGCACATGCATCAGAAGCTAATTGGCGCTGAGGAGAGACAGTTTCCACACTCGTACGGAGATGGTGTCACAGTAGGATGTATAAACTCAGAAGAGAGGcatttgaaagtgtgtgtgtgtgtgtgtgtgtgtgtgtacgaaaGTGCAAAGCAGCAGGAGCACTCAGTGTTTGAGCACTAagcccaaaaataaaataaaaaataaaatgatggtTCCTACCTTATAAGAACTTCCCACACACATAATATAACtgctcacataaacacacacacttatttatacacacacacacttttctcttCAATCTCTTCAATTCAAGAAGGggcacccacacacactctctctcatgtAGGCCTTTGCCCTTATACAcatgcacacccacacacacacacatactcagttTATTACCCATACCCACAAACAtctctcagtcacacacacacacacacacacacacacacacacacacacaccctgcacaGGTCACCCCCAAGGGAAACACAAATCATGCTCGAACAAATAGTCCTCTCTGCACACTGTAAACAACAAGGAGTGGGTTTCCATCGCAGCGTTATGTGGATGAGTCACGGACAGGATGCGCTGTTCTGTCTTATTTGTTTGTCTTCAGCTGCAGTATGCTCTGATATGTATGAATGAGAGCAAGagaaggatggagggatgaacGGAGAGGAAAGTGGAAGTGTAAAGAAGATGTTATTTAGTGTTACTTTAGtgaatggcttgggaacacctataccgatataagttgtgaggtgttatcttgcaaGTGAGATTGTGTGATTatacactggtcagcatgctcatggcaagacaaggTGTGGCGATATTTGTTGTAGTGTTCTTTGTAACTGGAGAGTTAGAAAGAGAGGTGCAGGGCtaatgcgctctttgcacaactacttccgcattctcatcagtgctgctccagcgtttcctgtttggattttctaatacactcgctatggcagtattatcagctggtgtttacaagagcttctaaaaattaacctcaacgtcgaggagaccagtaaagcctaccactagaaagctagagaaaggctttaaactatatgcatcttcatacctacacaactacgaagatttttttcttatattttacgttagcccacacagctcagcattagctagtatagctaactagcttgctaggtgcattactgACAGTTGTTAGTTTCttctgttatcaaatggaagtctaataaaatgctagtaataataataattctaactataatgatcattataaaaataattatacaaatgctagctataataataataataataatagtaaaaacaataatatctagctataataataataataataataatactagtagtagtaaaaataataatatctagctataataataataataataataataataataataataatactagtagtagtaaaaataataatatctagctataataataataataataataataataataataatagtagtagtaaaaataataatatctagctataataataataataataataataatcatgctagctataataatagtaaaaaataagaatacaaatgctagctataataataataaaaatgccagctataataataataatgacaataataataatatctagctataataataataaaaatgccagctataataataatatctagctataataataataatgctagctataataatagtaaaaataagaatacaaatgctagctataataataaaaatgccagctataataataatatctagctataataataataatgctagctataataataaaaatgctagctataataatagtaaaaataagaatacaaatgctagctataataataataatgctagcta
This genomic interval from Astyanax mexicanus isolate ESR-SI-001 chromosome 1, AstMex3_surface, whole genome shotgun sequence contains the following:
- the LOC103033101 gene encoding leucine-rich repeat-containing protein 75A; this translates as MGTKQSKGLEAGSSPLQGMWRRAQDSILRRSSSTDRSESSGVPPPYQRRVSMIQDVLLMAKEGRQEEATELLKNLRQDLGMESTSLDDVLYRYASFRSMVDPITHDLIISLARYVHCPKEEGSSLSAMEKVCRQLTYHLSPHPRCKRQGLLKGKPQASLKVVLSAPPAGGTLDLSGLPLSWRDMERLAVHLQHHSSRVRSLELSFTELTDDALLLLLPTLASLPALESLALNGNRLTRAILRQLTDALKDPGSFPALAWVDLGNNVDIFSLPQPFLMGLRKRCRKQGNLPTIQEQGEVQPGEPEEKGGGVRVWAGCGACGSVSLDDIGEEETSTWTSGSADETG